The following proteins come from a genomic window of Mucinivorans hirudinis:
- a CDS encoding TPR domain protein — MSKDMKNQAEDPEVKLETAIGQSEQFIERNGKKLLVVLAAVVVIVGGYFGYENLYKAPQMDKASAAMFEAQYQFEQDSFAVALKGTSSFMGFEKIASQYGSLPQGNLAKHYAGICCLYTGDYKKAIEFFTGFSPVTGAVGAIITAQNYGLAGDAYVEINDLANGAKMYQKAIDASSNGDTAPVYLKKAALVNVELGNIDAAIVQYEKIKYGFPTSFLARDIDKYIAAAEQKK, encoded by the coding sequence ATGTCAAAGGATATGAAAAATCAGGCGGAAGACCCTGAAGTTAAGCTTGAAACTGCAATCGGTCAGAGCGAACAATTTATCGAACGGAACGGCAAAAAACTACTCGTTGTTCTTGCTGCTGTGGTAGTTATTGTGGGCGGATACTTCGGTTATGAGAACCTATACAAAGCTCCGCAGATGGATAAGGCTTCGGCGGCAATGTTCGAGGCGCAGTATCAGTTCGAGCAAGATTCGTTTGCTGTTGCGCTCAAAGGTACAAGTTCATTTATGGGCTTTGAGAAGATTGCTTCGCAGTACGGCTCCCTTCCGCAAGGTAACTTGGCAAAACACTACGCAGGAATCTGTTGCCTTTACACTGGTGACTATAAGAAAGCTATCGAGTTTTTCACTGGTTTTTCGCCTGTAACCGGAGCAGTAGGCGCGATAATTACGGCGCAAAATTATGGTTTGGCGGGGGATGCTTATGTTGAGATTAACGATTTGGCGAACGGTGCGAAGATGTATCAAAAGGCAATAGATGCTTCATCGAACGGCGATACGGCACCTGTCTACTTGAAAAAAGCGGCTTTGGTAAACGTTGAGTTAGGCAACATTGACGCGGCAATTGTTCAGTATGAAAAAATAAAATACGGCTTTCCAACAAGTTTCCTTGCACGCGATATTGATAAATATATTGCTGCAGCCGAGCAGAAAAAATAG
- a CDS encoding 6,7-dimethyl-8-ribityllumazine synthase encodes MSRRTNYGLRDCGFTRYYEQENLIVVATNLKNLSHFERPVPSASDMRVGIVVAEWNSAITGALLEGAVKTLRAAGCREENIIVKWVPGTFELPMGAQFFAEYSNVDGVIALGCVIRGETPHFDYVCQGVTIGITQLQLSWSMPVAFGVLTVENSEQAEERAGGKHGNKGDEAAATLIKMVALQRSMEFEDNNIDFGSVVN; translated from the coding sequence TTGTCACGCCGTACTAATTACGGGTTGAGAGATTGCGGCTTTACTCGCTATTACGAACAAGAGAATTTAATAGTAGTGGCTACAAATCTAAAAAATCTATCGCACTTCGAACGGCCTGTACCCTCGGCATCAGATATGCGCGTGGGCATAGTCGTTGCAGAGTGGAATAGCGCAATAACCGGTGCGTTGCTCGAAGGTGCAGTGAAGACGTTGCGCGCGGCTGGTTGTCGCGAAGAAAATATTATAGTGAAGTGGGTTCCGGGAACTTTCGAATTACCGATGGGAGCACAGTTTTTTGCGGAGTACTCAAATGTTGATGGGGTGATTGCTTTGGGATGCGTCATTCGTGGCGAAACTCCGCATTTCGACTATGTCTGCCAAGGGGTAACAATAGGTATTACCCAGTTGCAACTGAGTTGGAGTATGCCGGTAGCCTTCGGCGTACTTACTGTGGAAAATAGCGAACAGGCGGAAGAGAGAGCGGGCGGCAAGCACGGCAACAAGGGTGATGAGGCAGCAGCAACACTTATCAAAATGGTTGCTCTGCAACGCAGTATGGAATTTGAAGACAATAATATTGATTTCGGCTCAGTGGTGAATTAG
- a CDS encoding Amidophosphoribosyltransferase → MSGFFGCVSRHSAVNDVFYGTDYHSHLGTKRAGMVFWDGTKFVRTIHSLENGYFRNKFEDDLPRFGESKMGVGIISDNESQPVTVTSHLGRFSVVTVSKIENIEELTAELLAEKVHFAELSGSEINPTEMVAVLISHGKSFADGIELVQKKIKGSCSMLVLTDHAIYAARDRFGRTPIIIGKDDKGYVAASESSSFANLGYEYVCELGSGEIVQMSSDGVRRIKEAGCRKQICSFLWVYYGYPSSNYEGINVEGSRYRNGGYMAIRDSELEPDFAAGIPDSGVGHAIGYSNEKGVPYKRPFVKYTPTWPRSFMPQDQTRRDLVAKMKLLPNEEFTKGRKIVLMDDSIVRGTQLKDNVVKLLDAGVEEVHMRIACPPLIFPCRFLNFSVSKSTYDLYTRRIIRDMEGGIENLSNELLAEYADPDSAKHKEMVEIMGKHLQLTSLKFQRLEDLVAAIGLPKEELCTHCWDNSSYVE, encoded by the coding sequence ATGAGCGGATTTTTTGGTTGCGTTTCACGGCACAGTGCTGTAAACGATGTCTTCTATGGTACGGACTACCATTCACACCTTGGCACTAAACGTGCGGGTATGGTTTTTTGGGACGGGACGAAATTTGTTCGTACTATCCACAGTCTCGAGAACGGATACTTTCGTAATAAATTCGAGGACGATTTGCCACGTTTCGGTGAGTCGAAAATGGGTGTCGGAATAATCTCAGACAATGAATCTCAGCCTGTTACTGTCACCTCACACCTTGGTCGCTTTTCAGTGGTTACGGTTTCCAAAATCGAAAACATAGAAGAGCTGACCGCGGAGCTGCTTGCTGAAAAGGTGCATTTTGCGGAGCTGTCAGGTTCGGAGATTAACCCCACTGAGATGGTTGCGGTGCTAATTAGCCACGGCAAGAGTTTTGCCGACGGAATTGAGTTGGTTCAAAAAAAGATAAAGGGTTCGTGCTCGATGTTGGTTCTAACTGACCACGCAATCTATGCCGCTCGCGACCGCTTTGGGCGCACACCCATAATCATAGGCAAGGATGACAAGGGCTATGTGGCAGCTTCGGAGAGTTCTAGTTTTGCGAATCTCGGCTATGAATATGTCTGTGAGTTGGGTTCGGGCGAAATTGTGCAGATGAGCAGCGATGGTGTTCGCCGCATCAAGGAGGCGGGTTGTCGCAAGCAAATATGTTCGTTCCTTTGGGTCTACTATGGTTATCCTTCATCCAACTACGAAGGCATTAATGTGGAAGGCTCTCGCTACCGCAATGGTGGATATATGGCAATTAGGGACAGCGAGCTGGAACCTGATTTTGCAGCCGGCATCCCCGATTCGGGCGTGGGACACGCAATAGGCTACTCCAATGAGAAGGGTGTGCCATATAAACGCCCATTTGTGAAGTACACTCCGACTTGGCCACGCAGCTTTATGCCTCAAGACCAAACGCGCCGTGACTTGGTCGCAAAGATGAAACTTCTTCCAAATGAGGAATTTACTAAGGGGCGGAAAATTGTGTTGATGGACGATTCAATCGTTCGCGGGACCCAGTTGAAGGATAACGTTGTGAAATTGTTGGACGCCGGAGTCGAAGAGGTGCATATGCGCATTGCCTGCCCACCATTGATTTTCCCTTGTCGGTTCCTCAATTTTTCGGTCTCCAAGAGTACATATGACCTCTACACACGCCGCATAATCCGCGATATGGAGGGCGGAATTGAGAATCTTAGCAATGAGCTGTTGGCGGAATATGCAGATCCGGACTCGGCAAAACATAAGGAGATGGTCGAAATTATGGGTAAACACCTGCAGTTAACCTCATTGAAGTTTCAACGACTAGAGGATTTGGTTGCCGCAATTGGTCTACCCAAAGAGGAACTTTGCACACACTGTTGGGATAATTCGAGCTACGTGGAGTAA
- a CDS encoding Prolyl oligopeptidase family protein translates to MKKLFTMAITASILASCGTGQSTQGEWKTLPADTAMTAAQKQARVFTTEVMLKMGRLGSSTLSPDGKTVAYTITYMSVAENRSYTALWAMNADGSQAKQLTDYSGKASSPEWSADGSKIYFSSNAGGNGMQIYSINADGSGMTALSDIEGGVSGFSVSPKGDYVWYVKEVSVDKVESKQIYEGLEKSGALIYDDLMCRHWDTWEDGSYSHLFVAPLSGAKVGEGVDITAGEAWDVPTAPYFETSEIAWNNSGTALAYTAKKLTGTAYAISTNTDIYLYTLADKSTKNLTEGMMGYDKYPVFSPNDEWIAWQSMERAGNEADKDRLFVQNLKTGEKNYVTYNFDYNAANPVWSEDSKKIFFIAPIQATHQICEANVDSREIKVLTQGLHDYTHLSRVEGTVVAEKTTISMATELFNVDLATGNDKQISFVNASIYANVDMGEVEKRWVKTTDNKEMLVWVIKPANFDVAKKYPTLLYCQGGPQSVVSQRWSYRWNFQLMAAQGYVVVAPNRRGLPSFGQEWLDQISGDYAGQNQRDYMSAIDDVSKEPYVDKDKLGCVGASYGGYSTYYIAGHHQKRFKAFIAHCGMFDLTSFYGSTEELWFPNNDLGGAYWEKNNKTAQNSFANSPHNAVQNWDTPILIIVGLKDYRIPYTQSLEAFTAARLRGIPARLVAFQDEAHQVFGAQNSLVWNKEFFAWLDKYLK, encoded by the coding sequence ATGAAAAAACTCTTTACTATGGCAATTACAGCCTCAATTCTTGCCTCGTGTGGCACGGGGCAGAGTACACAAGGCGAGTGGAAAACACTTCCCGCCGACACTGCTATGACCGCTGCCCAGAAACAGGCGCGCGTGTTCACAACCGAAGTAATGCTCAAAATGGGACGTTTGGGAAGTAGCACCCTATCGCCGGACGGAAAAACCGTAGCCTACACCATTACATATATGAGTGTGGCTGAAAATCGCAGCTACACAGCTCTTTGGGCTATGAATGCCGATGGAAGCCAAGCGAAACAACTCACCGACTACTCGGGCAAAGCAAGTTCGCCCGAGTGGAGCGCGGACGGCTCGAAAATCTATTTCTCGTCCAATGCCGGCGGCAATGGGATGCAGATATACTCAATCAATGCGGATGGCTCGGGAATGACCGCCCTGAGCGATATAGAGGGTGGCGTGAGTGGCTTTTCGGTCTCGCCAAAGGGTGACTATGTTTGGTATGTAAAAGAGGTTTCGGTGGATAAAGTGGAGTCTAAACAGATTTATGAAGGTTTGGAAAAGTCGGGCGCATTGATTTATGACGACTTGATGTGTCGCCATTGGGACACGTGGGAGGATGGTAGTTATTCGCACCTTTTTGTTGCGCCCTTGAGCGGAGCAAAGGTTGGTGAGGGTGTTGATATTACGGCAGGTGAGGCGTGGGATGTGCCCACAGCTCCCTACTTTGAAACCTCCGAAATAGCTTGGAATAATAGCGGCACAGCCTTAGCTTACACCGCAAAAAAACTCACCGGAACAGCCTATGCAATAAGTACAAATACAGATATTTATCTGTATACTTTGGCTGATAAATCGACCAAAAACCTCACGGAAGGTATGATGGGTTACGACAAATACCCGGTATTTTCGCCCAACGATGAGTGGATTGCGTGGCAGAGTATGGAACGCGCAGGTAATGAAGCTGATAAAGACCGCTTGTTTGTCCAAAATCTGAAAACGGGTGAGAAAAATTATGTCACCTACAACTTCGATTATAACGCGGCAAACCCAGTTTGGAGCGAGGACAGCAAAAAGATTTTCTTTATTGCACCCATCCAAGCCACTCACCAAATATGTGAAGCTAACGTAGATAGTCGAGAAATTAAGGTTTTGACACAGGGGCTGCACGACTACACACACCTAAGCCGCGTTGAAGGCACGGTTGTGGCAGAAAAGACCACAATTTCGATGGCTACCGAGCTTTTCAATGTTGATTTAGCAACAGGAAACGACAAGCAAATTTCGTTTGTAAACGCCTCAATTTATGCAAATGTAGATATGGGCGAAGTCGAAAAGCGTTGGGTGAAGACCACTGACAATAAAGAGATGTTGGTGTGGGTTATCAAGCCCGCAAATTTTGATGTTGCAAAAAAGTACCCTACCCTACTCTACTGTCAGGGCGGACCTCAGAGCGTTGTTTCGCAACGTTGGAGCTACCGCTGGAATTTCCAACTGATGGCGGCGCAGGGGTATGTTGTGGTTGCGCCCAATCGCCGCGGTCTGCCGAGCTTTGGTCAGGAGTGGTTAGACCAAATTTCGGGCGACTACGCCGGTCAGAATCAACGCGACTATATGAGTGCTATTGACGATGTCTCGAAGGAGCCTTATGTGGACAAGGATAAACTCGGCTGTGTGGGGGCAAGCTACGGCGGTTATTCGACCTACTACATTGCCGGTCATCACCAAAAACGGTTCAAGGCATTCATAGCCCACTGTGGTATGTTCGACCTGACAAGTTTCTATGGCTCTACCGAGGAGCTTTGGTTTCCCAACAACGACCTCGGAGGAGCATATTGGGAGAAGAACAACAAGACGGCGCAAAACTCTTTCGCGAACTCACCCCACAACGCCGTTCAGAATTGGGATACACCTATACTAATAATAGTAGGGTTGAAAGATTACCGCATCCCCTACACTCAATCGTTAGAGGCGTTCACGGCAGCACGCCTTCGCGGCATCCCCGCACGTTTGGTAGCCTTCCAAGACGAGGCGCACCAAGTCTTCGGCGCGCAAAACTCTCTGGTTTGGAACAAAGAGTTCTTTGCGTGGTTGGATAAGTATCTGAAATAA
- a CDS encoding MecR family transcriptional regulator produces MSLIYFCKKLIKMLAIIGKLIAQLRQENNLTIEELANRTGISTDKMAEIESGAVTPSLGVLIKISRALGSRLGTLLDGQENFGAVVTRARKAVESLSFTGTDSEQQQHLNFFSLAQGKNDRHMEPLIVEVHTTEQKKDLHSEHEGEEFLFVLDGSIKVTYGEEIHLLERGDSIYFDSIVPHKIENAAPQISKILAIVYTPY; encoded by the coding sequence ATGTCATTGATATATTTTTGTAAAAAATTAATAAAAATGTTGGCAATAATCGGCAAACTCATAGCGCAGCTCAGACAGGAAAATAATCTCACCATCGAAGAGTTGGCAAATCGCACGGGAATCAGCACCGACAAGATGGCTGAGATTGAAAGTGGAGCGGTAACTCCCTCTTTAGGAGTATTGATTAAGATTTCGCGCGCGCTCGGGTCACGTCTGGGTACGCTCTTGGATGGTCAGGAGAATTTCGGTGCAGTTGTCACGCGGGCACGTAAGGCAGTCGAAAGTCTCTCTTTTACCGGCACCGACTCCGAGCAACAACAACACCTAAACTTCTTCTCGTTGGCTCAGGGTAAGAACGACCGCCATATGGAGCCTCTGATTGTGGAGGTGCACACAACCGAGCAGAAAAAAGACTTGCACTCCGAGCACGAGGGCGAAGAGTTTCTTTTTGTGTTGGATGGATCAATAAAAGTTACTTACGGCGAAGAGATTCACCTGCTCGAACGCGGCGATTCCATCTATTTCGACTCTATCGTTCCTCATAAAATCGAAAACGCCGCCCCTCAAATTTCTAAGATTTTAGCAATAGTTTACACACCCTACTAA
- a CDS encoding Long-chain-fatty-acid-CoA ligase, protein MTELTLHGWLEKWADEIPDNDFMVYTDRNFRLSYYEFNQRADRLAKSLLHIGVGHGDKVGVWAKNIPDWLTLMFACSKIGAVLVTVNTNYKRSEVEYVMRNADIHTMCLMNGYRDSDYVQIVNDIVPELKSSQRGQLRSEKLPKLRNVIYMGAEKYRGMYNTAELIVLGGQLPSEPLAEAKARTNCWDVVNMQYTSGTTGFPKGVMLTHYNIVNNGVSIGDCMHYTPKDRLLLCVPLFHCFGCVLGVCAVITHGVSMVIVEDFDAMKVLASVHKERCTSLYGVPTMFVAELNHPMFDMFDLTSLRTGIMAGAPCPIEYMNQVMTRMHCKDIIIVYGLTETSPGMTATRVSDPPEIRATTVGQALPDVEVKVLNPETGEECKPGETGEMCCRGYNVMKGYYNNPKATAEAIDANGFLHSGDLGVMDEQGYFRITGRIKEMIIRGGENIYPREIENFLYNMPQIEQVEIAGIPSPKYGEQVGAFIRLKKGETLTAEDVRAFCRGQIAQYKIPKYIFFVETFPMTASGKVQKYLFKEIGLELARQQGLEVV, encoded by the coding sequence ATGACCGAATTAACTCTGCACGGATGGCTCGAAAAGTGGGCTGACGAAATTCCCGATAATGACTTTATGGTCTACACGGACCGTAACTTTCGCCTTTCGTATTACGAATTTAACCAGCGCGCCGACCGTTTGGCTAAATCACTTCTACACATAGGAGTAGGGCACGGCGACAAGGTGGGCGTGTGGGCGAAAAACATACCCGATTGGCTTACACTGATGTTCGCCTGCTCCAAGATAGGAGCCGTACTCGTTACGGTCAATACGAACTATAAACGCTCTGAGGTAGAGTATGTTATGCGAAATGCCGACATTCACACAATGTGTTTGATGAATGGCTACCGCGACAGCGACTATGTGCAGATTGTCAATGATATAGTTCCCGAACTCAAATCCTCGCAGCGCGGGCAACTCCGAAGTGAGAAATTACCTAAGTTGCGAAATGTGATATATATGGGTGCAGAGAAGTATCGCGGTATGTACAACACGGCGGAGCTTATCGTGCTCGGCGGGCAGCTCCCAAGCGAGCCTCTGGCAGAGGCTAAGGCGCGAACCAACTGTTGGGATGTGGTCAATATGCAATATACTTCGGGCACCACAGGTTTTCCCAAAGGGGTGATGCTCACCCATTACAACATTGTTAATAATGGAGTTAGCATTGGCGACTGTATGCACTATACGCCCAAAGACCGTCTTCTGCTATGTGTACCGCTATTCCACTGTTTTGGTTGCGTTCTCGGGGTGTGCGCTGTGATTACTCACGGGGTGTCGATGGTTATTGTGGAAGATTTTGATGCTATGAAGGTGTTGGCAAGCGTTCACAAGGAGAGATGTACCTCTCTCTATGGCGTGCCGACGATGTTCGTTGCCGAACTCAACCACCCGATGTTCGATATGTTCGATTTGACCTCACTGCGCACCGGCATTATGGCAGGCGCACCCTGCCCGATAGAATATATGAATCAGGTGATGACACGGATGCACTGCAAGGATATTATTATAGTGTACGGGCTGACAGAGACTTCGCCCGGGATGACGGCAACTCGCGTGAGCGACCCGCCCGAAATTCGTGCGACGACCGTTGGGCAGGCGCTGCCCGATGTGGAGGTCAAGGTTTTGAATCCCGAGACCGGCGAGGAGTGTAAGCCGGGCGAGACGGGCGAGATGTGTTGCCGCGGTTACAACGTGATGAAGGGGTACTACAACAACCCCAAGGCGACCGCCGAGGCGATTGATGCTAACGGTTTTCTCCACTCGGGTGACCTGGGCGTGATGGACGAGCAGGGCTATTTCCGCATAACGGGGCGTATCAAAGAGATGATAATCCGCGGTGGGGAGAATATCTACCCGCGCGAGATTGAAAATTTCTTGTATAATATGCCTCAGATTGAGCAGGTTGAGATTGCCGGAATTCCTAGTCCCAAATATGGTGAACAGGTGGGCGCATTCATACGTCTCAAAAAAGGCGAGACGCTTACCGCCGAAGATGTTCGTGCCTTTTGCCGAGGGCAAATAGCTCAATATAAGATACCTAAATATATATTCTTTGTCGAAACTTTCCCGATGACCGCCAGCGGCAAAGTTCAAAAATATCTCTTCAAAGAGATTGGTTTAGAACTTGCTCGACAACAGGGATTGGAGGTTGTATAG
- a CDS encoding Cell division protein DivIC/FtsB (stabilizes FtsL against RasP cleavage), whose protein sequence is MTSNWGVAGIMLLIFAVYMFAFDKYSYFDIKELNREIDVLQQQCDNLRVKIAADSAIITGLEDDEYLERYAREHFRMKKEGETMYIINSALNNLDNF, encoded by the coding sequence GTGACCTCTAACTGGGGAGTTGCGGGGATAATGTTGCTCATTTTCGCCGTATATATGTTTGCGTTCGATAAGTACAGCTATTTCGACATCAAAGAGTTAAATCGTGAAATTGACGTATTGCAACAACAATGCGACAACCTGCGCGTAAAAATTGCAGCCGACAGCGCAATTATAACCGGACTCGAGGATGACGAATACCTTGAACGCTACGCCCGCGAACATTTCAGAATGAAGAAAGAGGGCGAAACAATGTATATTATTAACTCGGCATTAAACAATTTGGATAATTTTTAA
- a CDS encoding Hydroxymethylpyrimidine phosphate kinase ThiD, with translation MVAKKQYRRVLTIAGSDSGGGAGIQADIKTISACWCYACSAITCVTAQNTVGVQAIEPLSVDIIRAQIDSVLSDIGVDAIKIGMLGSPEIACAIAAKLRNIDVPIVLDPVLVATSGDVLTKKETIEVIVNELIPLATVVTPNLEEARVLTGYDDERAWQFFREKGAKALLLKGGHGTEDELSDILFTFEKNYEYRNHRIHTKNTHGTGCSLSSAIASYLARGAEIHEAVEFAVEYVHRAIAAGADYELGGGHGAINHFYRFW, from the coding sequence ATGGTAGCAAAAAAACAATATAGGCGAGTGCTGACCATCGCAGGGTCGGATAGTGGCGGGGGCGCGGGGATTCAGGCGGATATCAAGACAATATCGGCGTGTTGGTGCTACGCCTGCTCTGCCATTACCTGCGTTACTGCGCAAAATACAGTTGGAGTTCAGGCTATTGAACCACTTTCGGTTGATATTATAAGGGCTCAGATTGATTCGGTGCTCAGCGATATTGGGGTAGATGCAATAAAAATCGGAATGCTCGGCTCGCCCGAAATTGCTTGCGCGATAGCCGCAAAACTCCGAAACATTGATGTGCCGATTGTTTTAGACCCCGTTTTAGTGGCAACTTCGGGCGATGTGCTCACGAAAAAGGAGACAATAGAAGTTATTGTGAATGAATTGATTCCACTTGCTACGGTTGTTACACCAAACTTAGAGGAGGCGAGGGTTCTGACCGGATATGACGACGAACGTGCGTGGCAATTCTTCCGCGAAAAAGGTGCTAAGGCGTTGCTATTGAAAGGCGGACACGGCACAGAGGATGAATTGTCGGATATTCTTTTCACCTTTGAGAAAAATTACGAATACCGTAACCACCGTATTCATACCAAAAACACCCACGGCACCGGTTGCTCGCTCTCCTCGGCAATAGCGTCCTATCTTGCTCGGGGCGCGGAGATTCACGAGGCGGTAGAATTTGCAGTAGAGTACGTTCATAGGGCGATTGCGGCGGGGGCTGATTACGAACTTGGCGGCGGACACGGCGCTATTAACCACTTTTATAGGTTTTGGTAA
- a CDS encoding Multiple antibiotic resistance protein marC, with product MSALALFPVINPIASALIVNPFFGNIDQKTRKKMVMKITVYCFFVCLVGLIGGKYILELFGLGVPVIKVMGGLILAKVGWDSLQGNNNKDGGAYTGNVAGMLFYPITFPITTGGGVLAILFTLSAHVDDSSIWDYLFSIAMLVLAAAVNCALVYILFLKSSIIDKINIQYQTILNKLIAFIVLSVGAQITLNGILLIKW from the coding sequence ATGTCGGCTTTAGCACTCTTTCCGGTGATTAATCCGATTGCCTCGGCACTGATTGTCAATCCATTTTTTGGAAATATCGACCAAAAGACGCGCAAAAAAATGGTTATGAAGATAACCGTTTACTGCTTTTTTGTATGTCTTGTGGGACTGATTGGGGGTAAATATATTTTGGAACTTTTCGGGTTGGGCGTGCCGGTAATCAAGGTTATGGGCGGTTTGATTCTTGCCAAAGTGGGATGGGATTCATTGCAGGGCAACAACAATAAGGATGGTGGCGCATACACGGGTAATGTTGCCGGTATGCTCTTTTATCCAATCACCTTCCCAATCACAACAGGGGGCGGTGTGCTGGCAATTCTATTCACCCTCTCGGCACACGTGGATGATAGTTCGATATGGGATTATCTCTTTTCGATTGCTATGCTAGTGCTTGCGGCAGCTGTGAATTGCGCCTTAGTGTACATTCTCTTCCTCAAATCATCAATAATTGACAAAATCAACATTCAATATCAGACCATTCTCAACAAACTAATCGCCTTTATCGTACTGAGCGTAGGGGCACAAATTACCCTTAACGGCATTTTATTGATTAAATGGTAG